A stretch of Vulpes lagopus strain Blue_001 chromosome 20, ASM1834538v1, whole genome shotgun sequence DNA encodes these proteins:
- the CGGBP1 gene encoding CGG triplet repeat-binding protein 1, with amino-acid sequence MERFVVTAPPARNRSKTALYVTPLDRVTEFGGELHEDGGKLFCTSCNVVLNHVRKSAISDHLKSKTHTKRKAEFEEQNVRKKQRPLTASLQCNSTAQTEKVSVIQDFVKMCLEANIPLEKADHPAVRAFLSRHVKNGGSIPKSDQLRRAYLPDGYENENQLLNSQDC; translated from the coding sequence ATGGAAAGATTTGTAGTGACAGCACCACCTGCTCGAAACCGTTCTAAGACTGCTTTATATGTGACTCCCCTGGATCGAGTCACTGAGTTTGGAGGTGAGCTACACGAAGATGGAGGAAAACTATTCTGCACTTCTTGCAATGTGGTTCTGAATCATGTTCGCAAGTCTGCCATTAGTGACCACCTTAAGTCAAAGACTCATACCAAGAGGAAGGCAGAGTTTGAAGAGCAGAAtgtgagaaagaagcagaggccCCTAACTGCATCCCTTCAGTGCAACAGTACTGCGCAAACAGAGAAAGTCAGTGTTATCCAGGACTTTGTGAAAATGTGCCTGGAAGCCAACATCCCACTTGAGAAGGCTGATCACCCAGCAGTCCGTGCTTTCCTGTCTCGCCATGTGAAGAATGGAGGCTCCATACCTAAGTCAGACCAGCTGAGGAGAGCATATCTGCCTGATGGCTATGAAAATGAGAATCAACTCCTCAACTCACAAGATTGTTGA